One window of Mediterraneibacter gnavus ATCC 29149 genomic DNA carries:
- the argR gene encoding arginine repressor, giving the protein MKVSRHAKIIELIAQHDIETQEELAEYLNREGFKVTQATVSRDIRDLRLTKVAVDGSRQKYVVLAPEKDEMNEKYIRVLRDGYISMDMAQNILVIKTVSGMAMAVAAAVDAMKWKEVVGCIAGDDTIMCAIRSVQDTEHVMDKIRKIVSKGI; this is encoded by the coding sequence ATGAAAGTAAGCCGTCATGCAAAAATTATTGAACTGATCGCACAACATGACATTGAAACACAGGAAGAACTGGCAGAATATTTGAACAGAGAGGGATTTAAGGTGACTCAGGCTACCGTATCCAGAGATATCCGCGATCTGCGGCTTACAAAAGTGGCAGTGGACGGCTCCAGACAGAAATATGTGGTACTGGCACCGGAAAAGGATGAGATGAATGAAAAATATATCCGTGTGCTCAGAGACGGATATATTTCCATGGATATGGCGCAGAATATTCTGGTGATCAAGACCGTTTCCGGAATGGCAATGGCGGTAGCGGCCGCAGTAGATGCCATGAAATGGAAAGAAGTAGTAGGGTGTATCGCAGGGGACGATACGATCATGTGCGCGATCAGAAGCGTACAGGATACGGAACATGTGATGGATAAGATTCGAAAGATTGTGTCAAAAGGGATATAG
- a CDS encoding vitamin B12 dependent-methionine synthase activation domain-containing protein, which yields MDRMTKEAIRYLGYGRNAVDEQILALIKDSFEGLRSAVSPKSICRIFDLQHQSEECFQIGNIRMKSRSLGRNLKQCEKLILFGATLGTGADRLITRASLTDMAKAVVLQACAAAMLEEYCDACQREIAKQQEKEGWYLRPRFSPGYGDFDIQYQKPLMQMLDCAKTIGLTMTDSFMMTPTKSVTAVIGMSRIKERCPIQGCEICEKKDCEYRRDTI from the coding sequence ATGGATAGAATGACAAAAGAAGCTATCCGTTATCTGGGCTATGGAAGGAATGCGGTAGATGAACAGATACTTGCTTTGATCAAAGACTCTTTTGAGGGTCTGAGATCTGCAGTAAGTCCAAAATCCATCTGCCGTATTTTTGATTTACAGCATCAGAGCGAGGAGTGCTTTCAGATTGGAAATATCCGGATGAAGAGCAGAAGTCTGGGCAGAAATTTAAAACAATGTGAGAAGCTGATTCTCTTTGGAGCGACACTGGGAACAGGAGCAGACCGGCTGATTACGCGGGCATCTCTGACAGACATGGCAAAAGCAGTGGTGCTTCAGGCCTGCGCAGCGGCCATGCTGGAGGAATACTGTGATGCGTGTCAGAGAGAAATTGCGAAGCAGCAGGAAAAAGAAGGCTGGTATCTGCGTCCGAGATTCAGTCCGGGATATGGAGATTTTGATATTCAGTATCAGAAGCCATTGATGCAGATGTTAGACTGCGCAAAAACGATCGGACTGACCATGACGGACAGTTTTATGATGACTCCGACAAAATCGGTGACAGCAGTGATCGGAATGAGCCGTATCAAAGAGCGGTGTCCGATACAGGGCTGCGAGATTTGTGAAAAAAAGGACTGTGAATATAGAAGGGATACGATATGA
- the recN gene encoding DNA repair protein RecN: protein MLQNLHVKNLALIDEVEVDFGPGLNILTGETGAGKSIILGSVNLALGGRYNADMLRKGARFGLVELMFSIENQELIRQLEEMDIFPEDGMLILSRKLMEGRSVSKINGETVTMGVLRDVASLLIDIHEQHEHQRLLNKRNHLTFLDVYAKEQVEKPKQKMALAYRAYQEYSRRLEASGMEEKERRKEIDLTEYELHEIESAHLRMGEDEDLESLYQRMTQSKDLTSAVAQTYQYTSEDDRNNASDLLSRAIRSLQEVENFDEKGNALYGQLVEIDSLLNDFNRELSEYAKSFEFSEEEFYETENRLNEINRLKAKYGNTVNEILEYAEEKRQRLNELEHYETYIENLRSQTEAAQKEMQSCAEKLSKIRKKAAISFTKEIKAGLEDLNFLDVQLEMRFLQEAKMSALGMDDAEFFISVNPGEPPKPLGTTVSGGELSRILLAIKTVLADKEDTPTLIFDEIDSGISGITAGKVAEKLHIIGQKRQVICITHLPQIAAAADAHYLIQKQTDQTTTKTGIFPLDEDASVGELARLLGGAQITKNILDSAKEMKEMAKRV from the coding sequence ATGCTTCAAAATTTACATGTAAAAAATCTGGCGCTGATCGACGAGGTGGAGGTGGATTTTGGACCGGGACTCAATATTCTCACAGGAGAGACAGGAGCCGGTAAATCCATTATCTTAGGTTCCGTAAATCTGGCACTCGGCGGAAGATACAATGCGGATATGCTTCGAAAGGGCGCCAGGTTCGGACTTGTGGAACTGATGTTTTCAATTGAAAATCAGGAGTTGATCCGTCAGCTGGAAGAAATGGATATCTTTCCGGAAGACGGGATGCTGATCTTAAGCCGGAAATTGATGGAAGGCAGAAGTGTCAGCAAGATCAATGGAGAGACGGTGACGATGGGAGTACTGCGGGATGTGGCAAGTCTCCTGATTGATATTCACGAGCAGCATGAACATCAGCGTTTGTTAAATAAGCGCAATCACCTGACGTTTCTGGATGTATATGCCAAAGAGCAGGTGGAAAAGCCAAAACAGAAGATGGCCCTGGCTTACCGGGCATATCAGGAGTACAGCCGCAGGCTGGAAGCATCTGGAATGGAAGAGAAGGAGCGGCGCAAAGAGATTGATCTGACGGAGTATGAACTGCATGAGATTGAAAGCGCGCATTTACGCATGGGGGAAGACGAAGATCTGGAAAGTCTCTATCAGAGGATGACGCAGAGTAAAGACCTGACCAGTGCGGTGGCCCAGACATACCAGTACACCAGTGAAGATGACCGAAACAACGCCAGCGACCTCTTAAGCCGTGCAATCCGTTCCCTTCAGGAAGTGGAAAATTTCGATGAAAAAGGAAATGCACTGTATGGACAGCTGGTGGAGATTGACAGTCTGCTCAATGATTTTAACCGGGAACTCTCGGAGTATGCCAAAAGCTTTGAATTTTCAGAAGAAGAGTTTTATGAGACAGAGAACCGCCTCAATGAGATTAATCGATTAAAGGCAAAATATGGGAATACAGTCAATGAAATTCTGGAATACGCAGAGGAAAAACGGCAGAGACTAAATGAACTGGAGCATTATGAGACTTATATTGAAAATCTGCGGTCTCAAACCGAAGCGGCGCAAAAGGAAATGCAAAGCTGTGCCGAAAAGTTGAGTAAGATTCGAAAAAAAGCAGCTATTTCCTTTACAAAAGAGATCAAAGCAGGGCTTGAGGATCTTAATTTTCTGGATGTACAGCTGGAAATGCGTTTCTTACAAGAGGCAAAAATGTCTGCTCTGGGAATGGATGACGCGGAATTTTTTATTTCTGTAAATCCGGGAGAACCGCCAAAGCCGCTTGGAACTACGGTTTCAGGAGGTGAACTCTCCAGAATCCTTCTGGCGATCAAGACTGTGCTGGCAGATAAAGAAGACACGCCAACACTGATTTTTGATGAGATCGACTCCGGGATCAGTGGAATTACAGCCGGAAAGGTGGCAGAAAAACTGCATATCATCGGACAGAAGCGTCAGGTGATCTGTATCACCCATCTTCCGCAGATTGCGGCAGCTGCCGATGCCCACTATCTGATTCAAAAGCAGACGGATCAGACGACGACAAAAACAGGCATTTTTCCGTTGGATGAGGATGCTTCTGTGGGCGAGCTGGCGCGTCTGCTTGGCGGCGCCCAGATAACGAAAAATATTCTGGACAGTGCAAAAGAAATGAAAGAAATGGCAAAGAGAGTATAG
- the spoIVB gene encoding SpoIVB peptidase gives MKRKYRQLAAVLMFLVCLSGCAMSPQKETQKVREASTQAVMEEGVIPGGMPVGIYMETDGVMVLGTDQITGADGKQYQPAENLVRPGDYIVAWNDEKIENKKELFQKLSDLDEDQVALTLRRGQQELTVAVKPVETKPDEYKLGIWVRDNVQGLGTITFMTRDGAFGALGHGIHDMDTSALLSIRQGTLYKTSIHSIQKGQNGIPGSMEGMIVYSHYNRLGTIDKNTEAGIYGTIESAEKLFLQQEMVPVAERGEIQKGKAVIRCYVNGEVENYDILVTDIDDSGQEINKGLVIEITDQRLLDATGGIIQGMSGSPILQNGKLIGAVTHVFVQDSAKGYGIFIENMLSNLSA, from the coding sequence ATGAAAAGAAAGTATAGGCAACTGGCAGCTGTTCTTATGTTCCTTGTGTGTCTCTCCGGCTGTGCGATGTCTCCCCAAAAGGAGACACAAAAGGTCAGAGAAGCCAGTACCCAGGCAGTCATGGAGGAAGGCGTCATACCAGGCGGCATGCCGGTCGGGATTTACATGGAGACGGATGGTGTTATGGTACTTGGTACAGACCAGATCACCGGCGCAGACGGAAAACAGTATCAGCCTGCAGAGAATCTGGTGCGGCCGGGAGATTACATTGTGGCATGGAATGATGAAAAGATTGAAAATAAAAAAGAACTGTTCCAGAAATTATCCGATCTGGACGAAGATCAGGTGGCGCTGACACTGCGAAGAGGGCAGCAGGAGCTGACAGTTGCGGTCAAACCCGTAGAAACGAAACCAGACGAATATAAGCTGGGAATCTGGGTGAGAGACAATGTGCAGGGACTTGGGACGATTACCTTTATGACCAGAGACGGAGCTTTTGGAGCGCTGGGGCATGGGATTCATGATATGGATACAAGCGCGCTTTTGTCGATTCGGCAGGGGACTCTTTATAAGACCAGTATTCATTCGATTCAAAAGGGACAGAACGGAATTCCAGGGAGTATGGAAGGAATGATCGTGTACAGTCATTATAATCGTCTTGGAACCATAGATAAAAATACGGAGGCGGGGATTTACGGGACGATTGAATCCGCAGAAAAACTGTTTTTGCAGCAGGAGATGGTTCCGGTGGCAGAGCGGGGAGAAATACAAAAAGGAAAAGCTGTGATTCGCTGTTATGTTAACGGAGAAGTAGAAAATTACGACATTTTGGTGACAGATATCGACGATTCCGGACAGGAAATCAACAAAGGGCTGGTGATCGAGATCACAGATCAGAGACTGCTTGATGCGACCGGCGGCATCATACAGGGGATGAGCGGAAGCCCGATTTTACAGAACGGAAAGCTGATCGGAGCGGTTACGCATGTGTTTGTACAGGATTCGGCAAAAGGCTACGGTATTTTTATTGAGAATATGTTGTCGAATCTTTCTGCCTAG
- the dxs gene encoding 1-deoxy-D-xylulose-5-phosphate synthase — MLLEKIQKENDIKQLKPEELEKLAEEIRQFLVEKISVTGGHLASNLGVVELTMALHLAFELPQDKMIWDVGHQSYTHKILTGRRAGFDDLRKYGGMSGFPKRKESECDAFDTGHSSTSISAGLGYVAARDIKGEEHSVISIIGDGAMTGGMAYEALNNASRLKSNFIIVLNDNNMSISENVGGMSRYLNGLRTAEAYTGLKKGVEDTLMKIPVQGEKILYQMKKTKSGLKQLFVPGMFFEDMGITYLGPVDGHDIRKLYKTFQEAKRVDHAVLVHVLTKKGKGYGPAEENPSRFHGIVPFDIETGEAKEKSSKDSYTDIFSKVFCDIAKQNDAVVGITAAMADGTGLARFARMFPDRFFDVGIAEEHALTFAAGLAAGGLKPVVAVYSSFLQRAFDQAIHDVCLQNLPVMIAVDRAGLVGSDGETHQGLFDLSFLNMIPNMTILSPKNRWEMADMVRFCADFQYPVALRYPRGAAYEGLSAFRTPIVYGKSEILYEEEDIAVIFVGHMAELAVQVRDRLKEIGYHCSLINARFVKPLDTEMLEALTKDHRLFVTIEENVLSGGFGEQVLHYVSRAKLDVGVRCIGIPDDYVEHGNVDLLRREVGLDAETIVKQIIADYVTIGKD, encoded by the coding sequence ATGCTATTAGAAAAGATTCAAAAAGAAAATGATATCAAACAGTTAAAGCCGGAGGAGCTGGAAAAGCTGGCAGAAGAAATCCGTCAGTTTCTTGTGGAGAAAATCAGTGTCACAGGCGGGCATCTGGCATCGAATCTCGGTGTGGTGGAGCTGACGATGGCGCTGCATCTGGCGTTTGAACTGCCGCAGGATAAGATGATCTGGGATGTGGGACATCAGTCCTACACACACAAGATCCTGACAGGACGGCGCGCCGGATTTGACGATCTGAGAAAATATGGCGGCATGAGCGGATTTCCAAAGCGAAAGGAAAGTGAATGTGACGCATTTGATACCGGACACAGCTCCACCTCTATTTCCGCAGGCCTCGGGTACGTGGCGGCGAGAGATATCAAGGGAGAAGAACACAGCGTGATCTCTATCATCGGAGATGGAGCCATGACCGGAGGGATGGCATATGAGGCACTGAACAATGCGTCCCGTTTAAAAAGCAATTTTATCATTGTATTAAATGACAACAATATGTCAATTTCTGAAAATGTGGGCGGGATGTCCAGATATTTGAACGGACTGCGCACGGCAGAGGCATATACGGGACTGAAAAAGGGTGTTGAGGATACCTTGATGAAGATTCCGGTACAGGGTGAGAAGATCCTGTACCAGATGAAAAAGACGAAAAGCGGACTCAAGCAATTATTTGTTCCGGGTATGTTTTTCGAGGATATGGGAATCACCTACCTGGGACCGGTGGACGGGCATGATATCCGAAAGCTGTATAAGACATTTCAGGAGGCGAAGCGGGTAGATCATGCAGTTCTGGTTCATGTACTCACCAAGAAAGGAAAGGGATACGGTCCTGCGGAGGAGAATCCATCCAGATTTCATGGGATCGTTCCGTTTGACATTGAGACCGGGGAGGCAAAAGAGAAGAGCTCTAAGGACAGCTATACCGATATTTTTTCCAAAGTATTCTGTGATATTGCAAAGCAAAATGATGCAGTAGTCGGAATTACAGCAGCCATGGCGGATGGAACCGGACTTGCCAGATTTGCAAGGATGTTTCCGGATCGGTTCTTTGATGTCGGGATTGCAGAAGAGCATGCGCTGACCTTTGCAGCAGGGCTGGCAGCAGGGGGACTAAAGCCGGTTGTTGCGGTGTATTCCTCGTTTTTGCAGCGGGCGTTTGACCAGGCGATTCATGATGTGTGCCTGCAGAACCTGCCGGTGATGATTGCAGTGGACAGAGCCGGTCTGGTGGGCAGTGACGGAGAGACACATCAGGGACTTTTCGATCTGTCATTTCTGAATATGATCCCGAATATGACGATCCTTTCACCGAAAAACAGATGGGAGATGGCGGATATGGTGCGGTTCTGTGCGGATTTCCAGTATCCGGTGGCACTGCGTTATCCAAGAGGCGCCGCTTACGAGGGATTGTCGGCGTTTCGTACTCCGATCGTCTATGGAAAAAGTGAGATCCTTTATGAAGAGGAGGATATTGCGGTGATCTTTGTAGGGCACATGGCAGAGCTGGCAGTTCAGGTGCGTGACAGACTGAAAGAGATCGGATATCATTGCTCACTGATCAATGCCAGATTTGTAAAGCCTCTGGATACAGAGATGCTGGAAGCTCTGACAAAGGATCACAGACTTTTTGTGACGATTGAAGAAAATGTATTGTCCGGCGGATTTGGAGAACAGGTACTTCACTATGTATCGAGAGCAAAGCTGGATGTAGGTGTCAGATGCATCGGAATTCCGGATGACTATGTAGAACACGGCAATGTAGACTTGCTGCGCAGGGAAGTCGGACTGGATGCGGAGACGATTGTAAAACAGATTATTGCAGATTATGTGACGATAGGAAAAGATTGA
- a CDS encoding NAD(+)/NADH kinase produces the protein MERFYIITNLMKDPDYGITKEIQKYIEQHGRECILAKEDEQGFIFPGTVPENVDCGIVLGGDGTLIRAARELAEYEFPLIGINLGTLGFLAEVERSDFSYALERLFKNQVGFEERMMLSGEVSGNSSYQNVAVNDIVITRDGSLRIVHFDVYVNGTLLNSYMADGVIISTPTGTTGYNLSAGGPVVEPTASMFVITPICSHALNTSSIVLSAEDTIEIVISQGRYGKDEQALVTFDGADMLRLGTGDRVTIKRSDHVTRLAKLSEESFMKTMRKKMKGN, from the coding sequence ATGGAGCGTTTTTATATTATTACAAATCTGATGAAAGATCCGGATTATGGGATTACAAAGGAGATTCAGAAATATATAGAACAGCATGGCAGAGAGTGTATTCTGGCAAAAGAAGATGAGCAGGGATTTATTTTTCCCGGAACTGTGCCGGAAAATGTGGACTGCGGGATCGTGCTGGGCGGTGACGGAACACTGATCCGTGCGGCAAGAGAGCTTGCAGAATATGAATTTCCGCTGATCGGGATCAATCTGGGGACGCTTGGATTTCTGGCAGAAGTGGAACGGTCGGATTTTTCATATGCGCTGGAGCGATTGTTTAAAAATCAAGTGGGATTTGAGGAGCGGATGATGCTTTCCGGTGAGGTTTCCGGCAACAGCAGTTATCAGAATGTAGCAGTCAACGACATCGTGATCACCAGAGATGGAAGTCTTCGGATCGTTCACTTTGATGTTTATGTAAACGGAACGTTGCTCAATAGCTATATGGCTGACGGTGTGATCATCTCCACTCCGACAGGAACGACAGGCTATAATCTGTCAGCAGGCGGACCGGTTGTAGAACCGACAGCCAGTATGTTTGTGATTACGCCGATCTGTTCCCATGCGCTGAATACCAGCAGTATCGTGCTTTCGGCGGAAGATACGATCGAGATTGTGATCAGCCAGGGACGATATGGAAAAGACGAGCAGGCACTGGTGACGTTTGACGGGGCAGATATGCTCCGGCTTGGTACCGGAGACCGTGTCACGATCAAAAGATCAGATCATGTGACAAGACTTGCAAAACTCAGTGAAGAGAGTTTTATGAAGACAATGAGAAAAAAGATGAAAGGAAACTAA
- the metF gene encoding methylenetetrahydrofolate reductase [NAD(P)H] — MKIIDRLREDGIHISFEIFPPKTDAGYDKVIRAAEEMAGLKPEFISVTYGAGGGTSKNTAKIASYIKHDLHVESLAHLTCASSTKDEVRSVIASLKEQGIENILALRGDISEDMVFPSEDRFHYAYQLVEEIRRHGDFCIGAACYPEGHVENEHKEDDIKYLKQKVDSGVDFLTTQMFFDNDIHYNFLYRIREAGITVPVLPGIMPITSARQMKRSCELSGTVFPRRFQAILDRFGDSPKAMEQAGIAYATDQIIDLLANGVKNIHIYSMNRPEVAAAIMHNISEIIQC; from the coding sequence ATGAAGATTATTGACAGACTCAGAGAAGACGGGATACATATTTCCTTTGAGATTTTTCCGCCAAAGACAGATGCGGGATATGACAAAGTAATTCGGGCAGCAGAAGAAATGGCAGGCTTAAAGCCGGAATTTATCAGTGTGACTTACGGGGCAGGCGGCGGTACCAGCAAAAACACAGCAAAGATCGCATCCTATATCAAACATGATCTGCACGTAGAAAGCCTGGCACATCTGACGTGTGCTTCTTCCACAAAAGATGAGGTGCGCAGCGTTATTGCCAGCCTGAAAGAACAGGGGATTGAGAACATTCTGGCATTGCGGGGTGATATTTCAGAAGATATGGTATTTCCGAGCGAGGATCGTTTTCATTATGCCTATCAACTCGTAGAAGAGATCCGCAGACATGGAGATTTCTGTATCGGAGCTGCGTGTTATCCGGAAGGGCATGTGGAGAATGAGCATAAAGAAGATGATATCAAGTATCTGAAACAAAAGGTAGACAGTGGTGTGGATTTTCTGACAACACAGATGTTTTTTGACAATGATATCCACTATAATTTCCTGTACCGTATTCGTGAAGCAGGAATCACTGTTCCGGTATTGCCGGGGATCATGCCGATCACAAGCGCAAGACAGATGAAACGAAGCTGTGAGTTGTCCGGAACCGTATTTCCAAGGAGATTTCAGGCAATCCTGGATCGGTTCGGGGATTCGCCGAAGGCGATGGAACAGGCAGGAATTGCATACGCTACCGACCAGATCATTGACCTGCTGGCAAACGGAGTGAAGAATATCCACATTTATTCGATGAACAGACCGGAAGTGGCAGCAGCTATCATGCATAATATTTCAGAAATCATTCAGTGTTAG
- the spo0A gene encoding sporulation transcription factor Spo0A, which translates to MEQVNVAIADDNERILDLLEEIINMDKELHVVGKAKNGEEMCQIIRNKQPDVVLLDLIMPKMDGLTVMEKINQDKNVQKRPDFIVVTAVGQERITEDAFNRGANYYIMKPFNNEMLLNRIKTVRRPVRSCEKRNDELSSQVPYIREGDLENRVTNLLHEIGIPAHIKGYHYLRDSIIMAVQDMDVLNAITKVLYPTVAKRYQTTSSRVERAIRHAIEVAWNRGKLDTLDELFGYTVSTGKGKPTNSEFVALIADTIQLEYKHR; encoded by the coding sequence ATGGAACAGGTAAACGTGGCGATTGCTGACGATAATGAGCGGATTTTGGATCTTCTGGAGGAAATCATCAACATGGACAAAGAACTTCATGTTGTAGGAAAAGCAAAAAATGGGGAAGAAATGTGTCAGATCATCCGAAATAAGCAGCCGGATGTCGTATTATTGGACCTGATCATGCCGAAAATGGATGGTCTGACTGTGATGGAGAAGATCAATCAGGATAAAAATGTACAGAAGCGTCCGGACTTTATCGTAGTGACAGCAGTCGGCCAGGAGCGGATTACAGAAGATGCATTCAATCGAGGCGCAAATTACTATATCATGAAGCCGTTTAACAACGAAATGCTGTTAAATCGGATAAAAACAGTCAGAAGACCAGTGAGAAGCTGCGAAAAGAGGAATGATGAACTGTCATCACAGGTTCCATACATCAGAGAAGGGGATTTGGAGAACAGAGTGACAAACCTGCTCCATGAGATCGGAATTCCGGCACATATTAAGGGGTATCATTATCTGCGGGATTCGATCATCATGGCAGTGCAGGATATGGATGTGTTAAATGCGATCACAAAGGTGTTGTATCCAACCGTAGCAAAACGGTATCAGACGACATCCAGCCGTGTGGAGCGGGCAATCCGTCATGCGATCGAGGTAGCATGGAATCGTGGAAAACTGGATACACTGGATGAGCTGTTCGGTTATACGGTCAGTACCGGAAAGGGGAAACCGACCAACTCAGAATTCGTGGCATTGATCGCAGATACGATCCAGTTGGAATACAAACACAGATAA
- the glgA gene encoding glycogen synthase GlgA, which translates to MKNILFAASECVPFIKTGGLADVVGSLPKYFDKKKYDVRVVLPKYSCMNQKWKDQLEYMDHFYMNLAGEDRYVGILKYVQDGITFYFIDNEYYFNGFAPYDGDPRWNIEKFAFFSKAVLSILPVIDFRPELIHCHDWQTGLIPVYLDNFRFLGEYYRGIKSVMTIHNLKFQGVWDTSTVRQITGLPEYYFAPDKLEAYRDANLLKGGIVYADKVTTVSQTYAQEIKTPFFGEGLDGLMSARSNDLCGIVNGLDYDEYCPFKDTRIAKRFTVDTFRKNKVSNKLSLQEELGLDKDPKVMMLGIVSRLTDQKGFDLIDYVMDELCQDAVQIVVLGTGEAKYENMFRHFAWKYSNKVSANIFYSEDMSHKIYASADAFLMPSLFEPCGLSQLMSLRYGTLPIVRETGGLKDTVEPYNEFEKTGTGFSFSNYNAHEMLGTIRYAEHIYYDKKRDWNKIVERAMEQDFSWKNSAKQYETLYKELIGE; encoded by the coding sequence ATGAAGAACATTTTATTTGCAGCTTCAGAATGTGTGCCATTTATCAAAACAGGAGGACTGGCAGATGTTGTCGGTTCACTTCCAAAATATTTTGACAAAAAGAAATACGATGTGCGGGTGGTACTTCCGAAGTATTCCTGTATGAACCAGAAATGGAAGGACCAGCTGGAATATATGGATCATTTTTATATGAATCTGGCGGGAGAAGACCGTTATGTAGGAATTCTGAAATATGTGCAGGACGGGATCACATTTTATTTTATTGATAACGAGTATTATTTTAATGGATTTGCACCGTATGACGGAGATCCGAGATGGAATATCGAGAAATTCGCCTTTTTCTCAAAGGCTGTGCTGAGTATCCTGCCGGTGATCGACTTCCGTCCGGAGCTGATCCATTGTCACGACTGGCAGACAGGCTTGATTCCGGTTTATCTGGACAATTTTAGATTTCTGGGTGAATATTACAGAGGAATCAAGAGTGTCATGACGATCCACAATCTGAAATTCCAGGGCGTGTGGGACACCAGCACTGTACGTCAGATCACAGGGCTTCCGGAGTATTACTTTGCTCCGGATAAGCTGGAGGCATACCGGGATGCCAATCTGTTAAAAGGCGGTATCGTCTATGCGGATAAAGTGACAACGGTAAGTCAGACATACGCGCAGGAGATCAAGACACCGTTTTTTGGAGAAGGTCTCGATGGTCTGATGAGTGCAAGATCCAATGACCTTTGTGGAATTGTAAATGGACTGGATTATGATGAGTACTGTCCATTTAAGGATACACGGATCGCAAAACGTTTTACGGTCGATACATTCCGCAAGAACAAGGTTTCCAACAAGCTGTCTCTGCAGGAGGAGCTTGGACTGGACAAGGATCCGAAGGTGATGATGCTCGGTATTGTGTCCAGACTGACCGATCAGAAGGGATTTGATCTGATTGATTATGTGATGGATGAGCTCTGCCAGGATGCAGTACAGATTGTAGTACTGGGAACCGGGGAAGCAAAATATGAGAATATGTTCCGCCATTTTGCATGGAAATATTCGAATAAAGTATCGGCCAATATTTTCTATTCAGAGGATATGTCGCATAAGATCTATGCATCTGCAGATGCATTTCTGATGCCGTCTCTGTTTGAACCATGTGGATTGAGCCAGCTGATGAGTCTGCGTTACGGCACGCTTCCGATCGTGCGGGAGACAGGCGGGCTCAAGGATACGGTAGAGCCTTACAATGAGTTCGAGAAGACAGGTACGGGATTCAGCTTTTCCAATTACAACGCGCATGAGATGCTTGGCACGATCCGGTATGCAGAGCATATTTATTATGACAAAAAGCGGGACTGGAATAAGATTGTAGAGCGTGCGATGGAACAGGATTTCTCATGGAAGAATTCTGCAAAACAGTACGAGACATTGTACAAAGAGCTTATTGGAGAATAG
- a CDS encoding TlyA family RNA methyltransferase codes for MKERLDVLLVKRNLAESREKAKAVIMAGNVFVEGQREDKAGTTFPDTVQIEVRGHVLPYVSRGGLKLEKAIANFDVSVDGKVCTDVGSSTGGFTDCMLQNGARKVFAIDVGRGQLDWKLRQDERVVCMEKTNIRYVVPEDLGEPIDFSSIDVSFISLTKVLEPIRNYLKEDGEIVALIKPQFEAGREKVGKKGVVREKSTHHEVIEKVALYAQSIGFKILNIDFSPIKGPEGNIEYLIHLKKWPHPVEDALLEDLSLVVDRAFETLAK; via the coding sequence ATGAAAGAACGATTAGATGTATTGCTTGTAAAAAGAAATCTGGCAGAGTCCAGAGAAAAGGCAAAAGCTGTCATTATGGCAGGAAATGTGTTTGTAGAAGGACAAAGGGAGGACAAAGCTGGAACGACATTTCCGGATACGGTACAGATTGAAGTGCGCGGTCATGTGCTTCCTTATGTGAGCAGGGGCGGATTGAAGCTGGAAAAGGCGATCGCCAACTTTGACGTCAGTGTGGATGGAAAAGTCTGTACAGATGTGGGTTCGTCCACCGGCGGATTTACGGATTGTATGCTTCAAAACGGTGCCAGAAAGGTATTTGCGATTGATGTGGGAAGAGGACAGCTGGACTGGAAACTCAGACAGGATGAGCGGGTTGTGTGTATGGAGAAGACCAATATCCGTTATGTAGTGCCCGAAGATCTGGGAGAACCGATTGATTTTTCTTCCATTGATGTTTCCTTTATTTCGCTGACAAAAGTGCTGGAGCCGATCCGGAATTACCTGAAGGAAGACGGTGAGATCGTGGCGCTCATCAAGCCGCAGTTTGAGGCGGGCAGAGAAAAAGTCGGCAAAAAAGGGGTAGTCCGCGAGAAGAGTACCCACCATGAAGTGATTGAGAAAGTAGCGCTGTATGCGCAGTCCATCGGATTTAAGATTTTGAATATTGATTTTTCACCGATCAAAGGGCCGGAGGGAAATATTGAATATCTGATTCATCTGAAAAAATGGCCGCATCCGGTGGAGGATGCACTCTTGGAAGATTTGAGTCTGGTTGTGGATAGGGCATTTGAGACACTTGCAAAATAA